The genomic interval ATTATTAAGACATATTCGACAAGACTGTTCTTTAGAATACGagataattaaaagaaataaaacaatatactgagtgtcttatttttttttactaatggTTTCGTTATGAGCTTATATTGACCAagctttataattatatatactgtACTCTTATGTATTCGGTTGCATTACTTATACGATAGTGCAGTTTTCTGTCATATCCTTGTACATTATCAGGTTCTTCACGTAATACGTTTGCTTGCTTATTATCATTGATAGtgtaaacttatatatttatcACTAAATTTTGATTAAGCAAATATGAAGTGACAAACAACTGCTCAGAGTTCAGCACATACAATCTGATACTCGTAATCTATTTTCATCGAATAAGTGCAGGTGATCATACCCATTTAAAGACACGATACACATCGCTTCATGAAAGCATGtaagaaaaaataattaatttaacaatctCAATTAAATGTACGTATGAAGACAGATAGTGAACGCATCTGATGCTCTGAACGGGATTCCAATCTGGAACTTCCCTTTTCCTAGACCAGCAACCTACCGCTGTTCCCCAAACATAAACTGACTGGCGACGTGTTGAGGACTATTACATATATAGCTATGTTTGGGGAGCGTTTGTAGTTGCTTTATGTCATCGAGTCATGAAGGTTATAGTTCTCTTGCTCTAACTTGCATCACGTCATTGACTTAGAGTAACTCCAAAAATCAGTTAAACCCCAAATGCTGTTGAATGGATcgtttatttgtgtgtgtatgtactGTGTCAAGTGTTTTTGTGTTGTGTCAGACTGTCTTGCAATCGTTACAAATAAAGCACCTAGTTCTTTGATATTGTTATAATTGCCTCTTGCTGATGTTGTCGACTTTACACTAGTGTTATTTTTTTAGATTAGtatattaaaatcttaaattaaCTATTTTTACGAAAAGTACTGTTAGAACACAATACGGTGCCATTATATGACTATTAATATTTTCAGGTACATTTTGATATTTTACCAGTCATTTCTGTGAAGGACTTAAACGATTGTAAATTATACTTGAATATTGCAAtgtactttgattttatattcTCCTTATGTCTACCACattcatatttgaaaaaaaggatgACACGAACAACATTAATATTGGACTGTCACTTCATAAATCAATCGCTGTGGTTGTATTGTGtagaattgttttattgttgcgcgttttttttcaaatgtagcTGTACGTTTAAGCAGGGACGTTCGTATGATGGTTTATCAACAAATTAAGTTTAGCGACATTTGTGCGGCGATACAGTAGCTAATAAATACGAGCTAAATGATAACAATCATTTTGAATACAGTATTGATAATAAAATGAGATCGTATGTTTACAACAATACTATCCAGATACTCGTATTGTGTTACAGTTATAACGTGTGATAGCGATACGTTATTTGAGTTATAGTGCGTTACTAGTTCCCAATCATGGAGGTCATTAACCTTATGTGCATCGTGTTagttaaataaactaaaaaatcATTGAACGGATCCCagtatataaatttaataactggTTGTGTTATTGAAAAgtataatgcattattatttaAAGCACAATCACCTTTTGTTTGAAACGACACGTGTTCATGTTCGAAAATGCGTATAGTGCGAACACTGCAATAACAGATTAGTTCCCTTGTCTAAATGTAGGACATTATATGGAAATCGAAAGTACTGTTCTTAAGGTTGTTGACGATAACATTTAGTGAAGGAAACTATGTTTAGCATCGGAGGTTCGTAATgtatttgtgaatattttaaattgagaTTTCATATATactgttttaattaattatttatgaaatgcATTACTCAATATATATCGAACAACTTTTTGATTCATACACATGAAAATTTTAACCCCCTTTAAATAGTCAAGCTTTATTCGTTTAATGGAATAGTTGGGCTCAAGTGTCCGTTTACATTTTAAGTAAGCAAATGTTTGGTTAcagtttgtatttatttcttaaaaCCCCATCCCCAAACGCGTAATATGTGTTTTACCAGAATTATTGATACAGCACTCAGACACGGATGGTGCATTATATGATTCAGTTGATTAACATTTAAGCTTTATTGCGGTGTAGAAATCACACAGACAGGCTATACAGACGATTGCAACACCATAGAAATACATATCCTTGCGTAGAGGTTGTTTGTTGAATGGTTTACATTTAACCGATTTGACTATACTGCAATGTGCTTTCATTTACCATAACAAATATCAACCATGATTTCTAAACTTGCCTTCTTTTCAATTAAAATTAGATCCAAGCTCATAAAACTTTGTAATCTGCCATTTTGCAAAATGTAATACGACTTCGTCCTGCTATGCATCTTTTCAGAAAGAAGGGATTTctcgaaaacgtgtatttacttcatttaaatatgcctaagcattttttaattaatttgatcaaGTGATTTAACACAACTGAGTAATTGTTGTTAAATTCATATGATATTTTCGTGTGTTACTATTTAATTTGAAGTGCAGGTTTATCCGGTTAATGTAAAATTTACCTTTGCGTGTTTTATGATAAACGATGAGTTTTATGTAAGGGTCGCGATTTAAACCGgtaaaatccccccccccctcagtatgtacatgtatatacatagacCGCTCCAGTCCCATTATTGCTAAGCTAAGTCTGAGATTAGGCATGTCTTTAGACTAACTTAAACCCAAAAACTTTGCGTTGACCTTGCtcaggcggtgaccccagcttttcATTGTCATACACGTTGAAGGTAATTGGTCACGGGCCTTTGATAAAAGACCAACGGATGGTAGCGCGAATGTTCTCCTGATAATATTTCTTGATTTTTAATATCTTATTTACAGATTGCTTGCGGTTGTGCAAGCTAGGATTTGAAGCAGGGTAAGCGTTTCCGTCTAACATTCACAAATTTTAAGCAAACATGCAATTTTACCAAAATATCGGTAAATAAGCACATAAGCGTTAAGAGtactataattaataatataagtactgctattttttcattatatacatattttttacgaAAAAGGTGGTTAAGACGCTTAAAGTGTATCTTTACAGTGAACCATTAAAGTTACCAAATGATTGGCTCGACTATAAGTCATTGCATCCTCGGGCAATCACAAGCCAACCAACAAAAGATCTTACAAACACAGTACGTCAGGTAAGACTGTTATGTACTTATCAACAATTAAGTATCCCCTCAAGTACTAGTAAGGCCGTCATCGTGCCAAAGAAATTTTCAATTATATTCTGGGAGGTAAACATAAAAAGCTTAATAGTTTAACTGCAATTTATTTTAACTGATCTTCCTTTTCAATGGAATTCAATGTGAATTCCAAAACAATGTGATGGAAACTATTGTGCATATGCATCTTTTGCTATTAATTCTAGACATAGTGTGAGGTTAATACACCATACGCTTTTCTTTGATCGTTCCAATGCGATGATCACAGTTTTAACAATGCGTTATGTTTATTGTTGATAAGTGTATGATTTGCCACAAGTAAATAGGCACTTGGACGATATTCTTATGATTAAAATACAAGAAAGGGCTATCGGAAGATATTTGCGGTTTCTTTCCTAATGATCTTTCTGTTGCTCATTCAATAATATACGTATTTCTATTATATGTACTTACAGAACCAAAACCAAATCCGAGATGCCAgttcacaaataataaaaaaccaACGGTTGGTATTGAAACTACTTTAAGTGTCTACACATATATATCGGTTTGTTTCGTTGATAGATAATACAATCGAACGACAAGGTTTGTGTTATCGTAAACTCAGATTTATTTGCCAAGTCCACATCACAAAatcaatatcaaaatgaaaacacaatcCGCTTTGTTTACGCCATTTTGCTTCCGGTGTTCATAAATACCGGTTATAAGTCatgaaattatctccctttgcaATACATGGTAACATCAAAATCTAAAACCGAATGTTAGTTCGTAAAAATGTAACATATGTACCTTTTAGTGATGAAAACACGAGTAAATGATTCAAATACCAAACGTCGTCAGCGTGGCCGCATTTTTAATGATTTTCTGTGAAAGTTAAGGTATGTATGCAACTGCCTTACATTTTAAGGGAAAAACGCTTGACTTAAGGATTTTTCTAAGGTTAATTTCTTTGTGAATAAGACCTTATTTTGTTTCTTAACTTTGAGGGAAATTCCACTTAAAACTTAGGTTATTTTATAAAACTAAGGTAAAATTCCACCTTAGGTGCTTTATGAATACCGGCCAAATAATCAATTTCTAAGTAGGAAAACTAACGAGCTTAAATGCTGAAAACATTAAGGACAAAAGTTACTTCAAGTATTGTATGCAATATTCTCAAATCGCAACTTTCTACGATGCCAATGGTATTTGACTAGACGCCTCTTGATCTCTTTCATTCATAACAATATTCCAGTTTCATATTTAACATTGTCGCAAAGCGGTATTCATTGCAAGACGTTTATTAGCATGCTATTTCATAAAAACCAAATTTAAATGGGAGTTTCATTTAAcaataaaactgtgtttatattattacACCGTGCGCCTCTCATTACGCGATGAGCGTGTTTCTCTGAATCCGCAAGCGAATaccttaaaacaataaaaactttataaaacctggatttataaaatatttacgtaTTAATAAATCTAAAAAGTAAatagataataaataaaaacaatttttttaattaaataacattaaagatAATAAGCATATCCATTATGACAGTGCTTATACATGAACAGAACGTTAAATATTACCAAATACTCTTATTACAGATTGTCAACCCATGAGGAACAAATCAGCACATTTCGCAGCAACTTTGAGGTGGTGTATAAATGCGTTTTATTTAGCTATGACAACATTATTTAGATTGTTAATTTCAAAAAgcgtagtatatatatatatacatatataactgtTCACCAGTACACTATGtaactttcattttaaaatatatattatgtatacgtTCATTATGGTGACGTTAGTGTATAAAATGAATTGCCGCCGACGAGTCTTCGTCAAAAACTCAGCCAATCTTGTCATGTTCCCAAACATTGCTTTCAGAATGATATGTCGGTGAATATTCAACTCGAACACGAAAATAAGATATTACAGGACAGGTAAGTGACGTGATTGAAAAATTGTAAACGTTCACCAATTGTGGTTGATTGCAATACATTGATTGTATTTGTCCGAATGTGTTTGAGTTCACTATTTTGCAAACTTTTCcattaaaatgcaaatataaacGATTATTTTAAGTATAGGGAACCATACTTGTACGCAATATATTTTCTGTTCGTGAGAGAAGTTTCCAATTAGAACTTCCACCAGATGCCTTTTAGCGCAATAAGTAGCGCAAAGATAAATACTATCATAAGTCAAATACAAGACACGTTATCAGTAGTACGATAGACGAACAAcccttttaaaaaatgtattgttatagCGGTtacatatttaagttttaataaaatCTACGACATGCAATTTTGTAACTACGATAAAGCCATAAGGTAACATCCTCCTTGTGAAGATATGCCTTACTTCAACTTAGTATTGCTCTCTATTCGCATTCCACATTTAATCAACATAGCTTAAGAACCTTTTAAGGTATCGCACTATCCTGattattgttaacaaatatttccGTAAACATAGATAGCAAATGCATATTTTGTCTGACTTAACACTGAAATAAGTTCCCTATTTTTCCCTCTATtaacataccaagtttcatcaacctagctGAAGGTTTTcttagttatcgcaggatctagatTCGAATGGGCACACGGACGGGCTGGGTGTTAACCGATAGTCCCATCCGGTAATATCGGTAGGGGACTAATGATAGAAAGTATTCACATTCATGTCTTATTGAATTGTACACACATATGCattgttaattaaaatattcttctTTTCACATACTAAATTTATCCGGCATTGTTTTGTTCTTATGCATTTATACCTCAAGTATATCTTCTATAATATCTTTCAACAGATTTTACTCAATCACAAAACGTTGCGAACAGTATTTCAGAAAGTATTGTTGTTTCGGGTTATTATAAACTGTGTTATCAGCATACAATGACCATTCTGCCTTCTGATAGAAGTTGCACGAGAAAAACTGACTATTTAAATTAAAccataaataaatgcattatgGAATTAACTGCGTTTACAGACAGTTCACTCATCATTGCAGTACAATTAACGATGGCGTAATATTACTTAAAATGTGTGCATGATTAAATTTAATACTTAAAAAGGTATTTTCTGTTTGCATCAAAATACGGTAAAACAGAGAAAAAAAAAGATATGTGATAATGAGGACACACGAATTATATGCAAACCGACGGTACCGATACCTATACTCGTGTATTTTATACTGGAATTTTACATGTTGTCGATTGAATACTTGCACAGACAGATTTTTACCAAAATGTACAATATACTTCCTATACGCTTTACTCAGTAATGTTCTGGGTATTTCTTTCAAAACGCTCAATACAATATAACCATTATTACTATTTCCAGTCTACTGGTTTGAATATTCTcgtatatttcattgtttattgatttttttttaaaccttcttAAAACAGTTGCGCCCAAAAAGCACACTAACAAAAGCAGGTAAGGCGTGCCCAATAGACGCCTTTTGTGAATACAGTAAATAATGTCAAATGGATATTTTAGGATAACACGTAATAATGAACTACAAGCTGTGACGTTTGAAAAGTTCATTTTTGGAATATGTTTAGTTGGACATTTAGACAAACTAATTGATGATTTgtcttttcattaaaaatataatcaagAAATGGGTTTTCCCCATTTCAGTCAGTAAGCTGGTGAATCAAACATATACATAGGTATGAGTGTGTACATGTTGAACGAAACATAATTAGAGCTTTTGTAACATATAATGAGACCTCGTTGAAAATATCTTCAAAATTTAAGAGCTGGACGAAAGGTAAAACTTAGGGTGAAAAAAATTTATGCATGCACTTTATAACGTGTAGCTATATATATGTCGTTTTAAACTTAAATCTTTTGAAGAACTTAAACGACTAAGGGCAGTACAACGTTGAGCTAGCGTCAACAttatttgtatgtgtgtttgtttttattgattcAAGCTATACAAATGCGTAATAACGCACTGGCTATGTTTATTctagacaaaaacaatatatgttcactgtgaaattgatttttttgtaaagtaACGACGTTGCTTTTACGAAATAAATTACTTATTACAGATGTAACTCCCTGGAGGAAAACATCAGAACACATCGTAGCAGCTATGAGGTGGCATCTAAATACGTTTCTATTTGAACGTAGAGTACCATTAATATAATTTCGCTAAAAATGAATTTAGATTAAGCTTTTTAGATTTAGTTATTAACAATGTTGAATCTTCAAGTTGGTTGGTAACATATTACAATAAGCTGTTGAACCATTCCCAATTTCAAGGAGCGTTATTGCATTCATATCAATATGTCATACTCAATAGTTTTTTTTTGGATAACTGCTGCTTAGTCCAAATCAAAGTCTGTGCACCACATAAAGACGATATCGTGTATTTTTAATTGCTTTCAGAATGCTTTGTCGGTAAATGCTCAACTTCAATACGAAAATAATGAGCTACAGAGCAAGTAAGTGGCAATATGTAATTATACTTTATATTGACACTGATTATTCATTGCATAAAATGTTCACCAATTTACTCTAGACTATGTATTTTTATGACTTATTTTAATTACATAACTTGTATATGTACTTAGGTGATAAatgttcatttctttttatcgATATTCAACTTCCGGCTTTTTGTATTCCGAAGACTCAATGCATTCTATGTAACTGGCTCGCAATCTATGGCAAAAAGTGGAACATCAGAAAACACCAACGACAAGTATTCAAACACACGACTTGCTGATCGATTTGAAGGGAATGTCAAAAATGTATGGTTGGATCTTTGTGACCGTCTTCACGACACCTTTCCTGAGTTGGACCGTCTCAAAGCATTGTCCAATATCATTAAGGTAACAATGTGCATCGTGGTATTCTCAAAGCAACGAAATCAACGGATCTGATATAGATTTAAGATGTGTGTCAAGTATTTAATGTATTTTCGAATGTTTTGATcagcatttataaataaataaataaaaattatacacatTTAACGAGTGTcaattttaattacaataatgacCTTTTGGTCACTCGACAAAAATGGCAATGGTTATTAGATACACTACTTTATAAGGTTATTAGAAACActactttataaaaaatataacttaaaaagtACCTTAACAAACTAAACTTTCATTTTAAGAATACAAATTGCGATATTAATTACTAGTAATGTTAATCCGATTCACCATCAAAATGTCACGAACGACCTGGACTCTGAGACTCAACGACAATAACTCAGTTATAACAATACCATAAACTATCTATGGATTATTGATTGTGTGTAACacaataatgatattttcatcTGAATGTTACAGACTGTATCGACCAAATGTATGGAGAAGGCTGATGCAGATATTCAAATTATCACTTCAAGCTACACTGTGGATAAGAAGGTTTGATATATAGTCACTTCCTTGTAATCgcttgttataaatacattgagaaacatatatatatatatatatatatatatatatatatatatatatatatatatatatatatatatatatatatatatatatatatatatatatatatatatatatatatatatatatacagaggtAAGTAATGCACACTAATTCAGCTTGTATTGAGCCTTTCAAAACTTCGCTTTCAGGAAATGAACAATTTCTTGGACCTCCGGAGACGATGTGGTCAAACCGAAAGTAAAATAAAGGATGTTGTTGAGGTAACGACAGCGTAGTTTCAATAATGCATATTGTTATCAGAtttgttatttgtatatttattttctatatctgACCGGATAATGTTTagcataaatataattatacaacaaGGTAAACTAGTGCACGGAATAACACCTAAATGAGTGTCGTAAAATACCTTTAAATGTACACTTGATTAAATGTTTGCAGGAAATTGCTGATCTGGTATGGAAATATGAAAATGTGGAAACAATAGTAAAAACGAATAGTGCAAATCAAACAATAGTTCTCGTTCGTAGATTTATTAAGGATATGATCGAGGTTTGTTGGTTGATGTCCATCTCTCAGCCTCCGTTGGTGCTCAACTTTGATGTTGAAGGCATCGTGTATACCCCCGATGTCAAACAAAAGTTTACCGAATATTCGACCGAGGATGTGATAGATTCGGATTGTGAGCCAGGTACCATTATTCTGGTCGTCTGGCCGTCGGTAGAACATCGAGACAAAAGTGGATTCTTGAAAAAAGGAGAGGTTATAGTAGTTCCGAGATGTGATGTGGACGTTACAAACTGAAAACAAATTTTTAAGTTCCTTAATGACCATAAGAATATTGCAATATTTGCTCATGCGGATATTTTGTTCAGCATGTGCTAAGGCATGCCATGAATTCGGGTTGTGTTCCTGTTATGTAATTATGTTATAACTTTCCCTAAACTATTATAAACTGTAATTTAATGGTGGCTGGTTATATTTGTATCGTAACAAACGTATTGGTTGTACATCTCTTTTGTTATTtgaatgaatatatatttaatgcaACACTTTAGTTTGCTTTTTACTAGTCTCGAGTTATCACATTTTGATTATCATCTGTTCAATTAACATCACACTTTGAACAAATGGAGCTTTATcgaaaaaatacatgtttattaaatatacttTAAGTTTCATAATTTTTCGTTATTCTGGCATgacaaatagaggatatttgttggattcggtggaatatcgattttatttcacgagtgatcatagaaaacaatattttcacgattGGCGCAgcaacgagtgaaaatatatattttctatgatctcgagtgaaataaaatcgatattccatcgaatccaacaaattgtctttttattttatgcttttttcaccatttatttacattgttaatgagttaaactggatactttcgctggatttatgacgtcatttcgttgaacaaatgacgtcatttcacagtaaaacagtgacaaatatcgatatttttcactgttatttttcactgtttaaaacagtggaataccagttttatttcactgatatttctctataaaccaccggaaagcataaaataaagacaaatatttataataatacctTGTAGAACCATTTTTATTGTTCGCTCATTCGATATGATGTTATCGATGAAGTCGCTTTGGATTTGCGTATCCAACTGCCTACAAAATAAAGAACAAAAATATACATGATGTAGGGGAATATGCTTAATTCACTAGCCCGGTGCAGCGTGGATCTCGGCTATAACATTTAAACTTCGGTCAATATGGGAAAAAACTCAGCCCTCACGGAAAGAACACGACTAGGCATTTTTTGAAAGCTGATGATAAATAAAGTTGAATTGTGTAGTTGTTTAACATAAACACCACAGCACATAAAGTGATATATGTAATATACTGGCGAAAGTCTAGTAAATGATTAATTGCCGCAGTGAAATCATGTCTACCCTGCAATGATGTCAACTTTATAACTGTTATTTATTGGTATGTTATATATAATTGAGCTTTATAGATGTATGGTTGACATTCAGTAATGTAAAGGAATATGAAAATTTAAGATGGTAAATCATATATAATTAGCTTGTATTTGAATACGACATCTTTCGGTTGTGGACCAAGAAGGCAAGGAGTTCATACGAGCTTTGCTCAGAACCATTCACATCTTAGAGCGGAGGTTTTCCTGtaatgtatttaatgaaaacagtCTTTAAAAACGGATCCAAATTGAATTTTTATGAACACCACAGAGCAATAGAAATGGGCGAGTGTACTACACGTTTGACTCCATCCTCATATTAACTGGTAAGGTTTTCGGAAAGCGCCGAATTTTCTAGGTGAAGAACAAAATAAGACTGTAAGACACAGTTATTGGTTAGTTATTTTATAAACTATCTTTAATATACTTGTCGTTATAGATGTAAATTTTTTTATACACTTTGCTTCGGCTTGAATGGATTTTTGCTCTGCAAATCgtgattaatatttaatattattgtgtttgatacCATGCGTTCCGCGTCATTTTTCTTAAGCTCTATATAAAACTCGTCTTAACTCTGCATAATTGTACAACTGTTTATGTCAAAGATAAAACCATTTAGCTTTGTTggattaattttaataacaatgGAAGAATGCGAACAAATTTTATTTGACGTCACAACAATTTCCCATACCAAACGCGAAAGCCTTCCGGCTATTTATTTCTTTGAAGACTAAAACACtaattattttgttcacagttaTAAGATATTCTGTATATTATGTAATATGTGAGGTTCTGCAGATCGCAGTAAGAATTAGACGGCAGCATATCGGTCAGAATGAAAGTCAACAGAACAAAAAAATTATCGGCGCAATATTTCATGTTCGTATGTTTCTTTTAGATAACTTACTATTTCAATTTCCATATATAAATAACACGTGTTTTTGTTCTGAACTGTACTTTATTTCATAACCACTTAATACCCTTACAACATCGAAGTATAGAGATATGAGTTTAAGATTCATCAGTGCACACTTGTACCCATTGTCTTGTAAAACCCGCAGCCACAGGAAACATCGTTCCGCTGATTTAAACCGTGTGCTTTAGACTGGCGCCAGCGATTTTTATGATATCAatgaaattgtcaaaattgaagTTAACGTTTTGGCATTCAGAATTGTTTTTATAGCTATGTTTCGTTTTttgtgaatttatttatttacgcaTTTTAAATTTGTGTAATAGACTAACTCCCTTGATGTTCATTATATCGatgtaataatttaatgttaaaatttgCAGTAAACGTTTTGTATTCAGTATTGTGTCATATATATTTAGACAACTCGGCCTAATACTTCACTAGTTCTATTTTTGGAAATCGAAAGTTGACACATTTGCTGAAGAGCAGGTAAGAACTAACTAATTTTATTAACGTTTCAAATGTTCATACAtatcaatttaaacatttgttttctatACTAGACAGAAAGGCAAAATTAATAAGTTAAGTAAACGTGTCGAAACATAAATTTCTGGAACACATTATGAGTATAGTGTATGCTACTTAAATGCTTTAGTAAATATTTCTTATTATCAGCTTTTAcgtttctttaaaagaaattattctagggaccaatacaaacatactaaGTTCGTAACGGtaacattttatatattaattatttattgttacCGGTCAAGGAAAAGGGTTCAACTTAGTCTAAAGTAGAGTGTGTTGTACTCTTTTTCGAAGTTAATTAGTTATAGTTATAGATTGTGCAAATAAAATATCACCAGTGCTTGAATTGGAGAAAGCAAGATCGGTGTTATCTTTATTGATATTGATAGCGGATACAAATTGCGATATAAACGTTGGTAGATCATTGATAGCCCAAACTCAGTACGGTTTTGAGTTATTAGCAAATGAATATGGCATGAATTTGTGGTTAGTTTGTAACTGACATAACGATTAGACCTCAAAAAACATGAGCACAGAAGTGCATACACATGTACATTG from Dreissena polymorpha isolate Duluth1 chromosome 1, UMN_Dpol_1.0, whole genome shotgun sequence carries:
- the LOC127860423 gene encoding uncharacterized protein LOC127860423 isoform X2; this encodes MFSIGDCLRLCKLGFEAGEPLKLPNDWLDYKSLHPRAITSQPTKDLTNTNQNQIRDASSQIIKNQRLSTHEEQISTFRSNFENDMSVNIQLEHENKILQDRCNSLEENIRTHRSSYENALSVNAQLQYENNELQSKLNAFYVTGSQSMAKSGTSENTNDKYSNTRLADRFEGNVKNVWLDLCDRLHDTFPELDRLKALSNIIKTVSTKCMEKADADIQIITSSYTVDKKEMNNFLDLRRRCGQTESKIKDVVEEIADLVWKYENVETIVKTNSANQTIVLVRRFIKDMIEVCWLMSISQPPLVLNFDVEGIVYTPDVKQKFTEYSTEDVIDSDCEPGTIILVVWPSVEHRDKSGFLKKGEVIVVPRCDVDVTN
- the LOC127860423 gene encoding uncharacterized protein LOC127860423 isoform X1, whose translation is MFSIGDCLRLCKLGFEAGEPLKLPNDWLDYKSLHPRAITSQPTKDLTNTVRQNQNQIRDASSQIIKNQRLSTHEEQISTFRSNFENDMSVNIQLEHENKILQDRCNSLEENIRTHRSSYENALSVNAQLQYENNELQSKLNAFYVTGSQSMAKSGTSENTNDKYSNTRLADRFEGNVKNVWLDLCDRLHDTFPELDRLKALSNIIKTVSTKCMEKADADIQIITSSYTVDKKEMNNFLDLRRRCGQTESKIKDVVEEIADLVWKYENVETIVKTNSANQTIVLVRRFIKDMIEVCWLMSISQPPLVLNFDVEGIVYTPDVKQKFTEYSTEDVIDSDCEPGTIILVVWPSVEHRDKSGFLKKGEVIVVPRCDVDVTN